GGCATGAGCGAAGACCCCGAATCCGTATCCGCGGCTGTGCCCGAGGCGTCGGGTGTCACCCCCGACCGGCTTCTGCACACGGGTGCGAGCGACACACCGAGCGCGGAGGACGTGGTGCTGGCCTCCGGGCGTGACCTGACCCCGGAGAACCTGGAATGGGCGCGGCGCAAGCTGGCTGACGAGGGGCGCTCCGCCCTCGACCGACAGCTGCCCTGACGGAGCCCCGGCCCGACCGTGGACCGGGCGGGAGCGGTCCGGCGGTGCGGCAGGCAGGGCGATACGACCGAGGGGCCGGGGAGCGTGTGGGGCGCCCCCGGTTCCTCGGTTAGCCTGAGTGACATATGAACCGTTTGACGACCTCACAGGGCACTTTCGAGCTCGCCCGCTTCCCCGAGCACCCCAGCGACCCCTTCCGGGCCTGGGACGCCGCCGACGAATACCTGCTCCGCCAGCTGACGGATCCCGGGACGGGCCCCGTCGACCTCACGGGCACGGTCGCCGTCGTGGGGGACCGGTGGGGTGCCCTGGCCACCGCGCTGGCCGCCCACCGGCCCGTCCAGATCAGCGACTCCTACCTCGCCCGGCGCGCCACCCAGGCCAACCTGGAGCGCAACGGCCTGGACCCGGAGGCCGTGACGCTGCTGTCCTCGCGCGACACCCCGCCGGACCGGATCGACGTACTGCTGGTCCGGGTGCCCAAGTCCCTGGCGTTCCTGGAGGACCAGCTCCAGCGGATCGCCCCCGCGCTCCACGCCGGCACGGTCGTCATCGGCACCGGCATGGTCAAGGAGATCCACACCTCGACCCTCAAGCTCTTCGAGCGGATCGTCGGACCGACCCGCACCTCCCTCGCGGTCCGCAAGGCGCGGCTGATCTTCAGCACCCCGGACCTGGAGCTGCCGCGTACACCGAGCCCCTGGCCGTACCGGTACGAGCTGCCCGGCGACGTGGGACCCGCCTCGGGCCGCACCACCGTCAACCACGCCGGGATCTTCTGCGCCGAGCGCCTGGACGTCGGCACCCGCTTCTTCCTGAAACACCTGCCCACCCGCGGCGGATCCGTCGAGGTCGCGGACCTGGGCTGCGGCAACGGCGTCCTCGGCCTCTCCGCGGCGCTCGCCAACCCCGACGCGCACATCACGTTCGTCGACGAGTCGTACGGGGCCGTCGCCTCCGCCGAAGAGACGTTCCGCCTGGGCGCGCCGGAGGGCGCGAAGGCGGACTTCCTGGTGGGCGACGGACTCTCGGACATCGCCCCGGGCACCATGGACCTGGTGCTGAACAACCCGCCGTTCCACTCCCACATGGCGACGACCGACGCCACCGCCCGCACGATGTTCGTCAGCGCGCGCACCGCGCTGCGGCAGGGCGGCGAACTCTGGGTGGTCGGCAACCGGCACCTCTCGTACC
This DNA window, taken from Streptomyces griseus subsp. griseus, encodes the following:
- a CDS encoding methyltransferase, with protein sequence MNRLTTSQGTFELARFPEHPSDPFRAWDAADEYLLRQLTDPGTGPVDLTGTVAVVGDRWGALATALAAHRPVQISDSYLARRATQANLERNGLDPEAVTLLSSRDTPPDRIDVLLVRVPKSLAFLEDQLQRIAPALHAGTVVIGTGMVKEIHTSTLKLFERIVGPTRTSLAVRKARLIFSTPDLELPRTPSPWPYRYELPGDVGPASGRTTVNHAGIFCAERLDVGTRFFLKHLPTRGGSVEVADLGCGNGVLGLSAALANPDAHITFVDESYGAVASAEETFRLGAPEGAKADFLVGDGLSDIAPGTMDLVLNNPPFHSHMATTDATARTMFVSARTALRQGGELWVVGNRHLSYHTHLRRIFGNCTTVAGDAKFVVLRAVKR